The sequence below is a genomic window from Cucumis melo cultivar AY chromosome 5, USDA_Cmelo_AY_1.0, whole genome shotgun sequence.
ttaaaaaatagaaagcAAAAGATTTAGACCCTTCATACAAATAAtcatttgtttcttttatataaatttagCTTATGAACATTTTTATTAACTAGTTACCTACTTTACaaatattttacaaatattttaaaaacttgttatcattattatttttaaattttgattattaattctgtaacaccccaatgatctcatgttgttcattttttttttttttttaaattcgattatttatttttattttattcatttatttgtttataattaaataatgaaacttatgtcatcaagatgtgaattttccccttttaaaatattaagcaaatttcaactttaattatacttggtaattaaagatttaattggtatttggaagttgagggaaaggaggaATTTGGTGAAGATATTGGAGAAATTTGAGAGAGAAGggtgaaatttggaatttaacaaagaagagaaaagaagggaaattattttataaaaggaaaagaaaaggaaaaagaaaaggaaaagaaaaggaaaagaaaagagaagagggagagaaggggaaaccctagccgccgccgccaatctccaccgccgccgccgccgtcgcacGCCGCCGCAAGCCAGCCATCGTAGAAGCCGCGTCGTACCGCGTCCGCCAGCCGAAGgagccgcgccgcttcgatctgaGGCAGGTCAGCCGAAACCCGTCGCGTCCCGAAGCCGAATCCACCTCTGCGCCGAACGCGTCGCGAAGCCGAGATCCATCTCCACGTCGAAGCCGCGTCGCCAGCCATCGTCGTCTGCATCCGAGCCGCGAACGCGTCTGCAAATCcgagccgcgaacgcgcctacacccgagccgtatcgaagccgcgaacgcgcccgcctccagccgacgaacgaacccgaacccggaaccgcccgCGCGCTCGAACCTGGaaccgcccgcgcgcccgaacccggaaccgaaCCCGCGCCCGTGCCACACGTGCCTGACTCTCCCGCGTGCAAGCGCGCCGCGCCGTGtgttccgcgtagccgagccgcgtcccctccctgtagcaagccgagccgcacgcgaagtccccataccgagccgagccgcgtctgcaccaagccgagccggtcctgccttcttccagccgagccgccaagcctgttttggctccttccacctaaatttttggtaatttccaaattccctagcctgcccagtaattaaatgagttaatttggaaatttaattaatttaattactttcctcaagaagcaaattggaccaaatagctgctgcagcttaggacttcctcagtaggaactcatctagcaacatctcgaggtaagagatttctactactagccccatgtgagaatttgatgttgcatgttccttcagtgacatacgatgatggttgggcttacgatgtatgataatattttatcatgatctgacgaatgacatggccatactttggcataatattatggtaatgagaaccctcgaaccatatgtgactgtatgggaagactgatggacttatgatgtatgtgactgtatgataagactgatggacttatgatgtatgtgactgtatgacaagactgatggacttacgACGTATGTGACTGTATAATGAGAACTATTAGTGACTGTTTGATGATAGCTGTAGTGGGGGATGAGATGGTGGTTATTTTCTGATGATAATTTGATGACGTATGCATATGTATGTTGGGATTggggtatctgttaacttctcctatctgagtcgtacctgcatgggtgtccttcgggatcaccacctatttaggactgttaggctcgacggggcgccagtccagcatgactatagatatgactcgagcgactcgacggggtcctcgcatcccgacggtcctaagtgtcccctggacaccgaagaccagagttaagTCCCCACggggcgcatgttgcacgtgttcgggagcgtgccagagattgggtactagtttcaggactcgataggaatgttaacaggcacctagtgggactagtagtgggtcccttactgagtatttttatactcattctcttcgttttatgttttcaggtagaggacgaggcaagggcaagggcaagctggcgagcgacgtgaagtgaccgtggcgagccataggggttttcctgcttccgcacatgttttactttacagttaaattcatgtttcggctttctgcatgtttactttggttatttttgtagatagggcccgcttagggattttaaacttaactcgtatttctacatgttactttaactatctttcataaatacatttgctagatttctttgcatttatttacaccggattttatgacttaaacactgatcctagattcagtaaccacttcgattcagcataaagagtcgggtcgttacagttggtatcagagcgcagtgttttaggtcctgtagactgacttatgatgtaagtcattttgttttgatttttacctcaccctatggctatacggtccttcgtcactcgccaggtatgcctaaagctttacaaatattaagatTATAATGTTGCCCGATTAGATTAGACTTAGAGTGAGAATATTGAGTTCTAGTGGTGAAaaatttgttggtgaattttaggaagaatgccgccacgtagaggtgcacgccgaggaggtggcaggggaggcagaggagccggtcgtggccaaccggcggagcaacctgccgcgccgccagtcaaccccgacgtaccagtcaaccctaatgcaccggtcactcaggcggatctcgccgcaatggagcagcgttaccaggccatgctgcaagctgctctagcgccgttcctcgctgctcagcagaaccaggccgcccctgttcaggaccagcctgtagtccctccagcccctgttcaggaccagcccgtcatccctccagccccggtggaagcccagccggtgccagtacaactgtcagctgaggccaagcacttgagggattttaggaagtacaacccgaagactttcgacggatccttggacaacccctttagagcccagctgtggttgacatccatagagacgatcttcaggtacatgaagtgcccagaagaccagaaggtgcagtgtgcagctttctgtttggaggatagggggactgcctggtgggagactgctgagagggcgctgggaggagatgccagcaagatcacatgggagcaattcagggagagcttttatgctaagttcttctctgccaacgtgaagcacgccaagctccaagaattcctaaacttggagcaaggcaaactgagcgtggaacagtatgatgccgagttcgacctgttgtcccgttttgcccctgatgtggtaagggatgaggccgccaggactgagagatttgttaatggcctcaggttagacctccagggttttgtacgagctcttcgaccaaccactcatgcggatgctctacgcatagcactggatctgagcctgcatgagagagctggtcaatctaaggttgtcggcacagggtcagcctcgggacagaagaggaaggcggaGGCGCAGCCCGACGTAGTACCACAGCAGACtccgaggtcaggaggtgtcttccagagacaccgtcgggagctggcagcagctgggagaactttgagagagctacccacttgtactacctgtgggaaggtccatggaggacaatgtttagctgggagtggagtctgcttcaggtgcaggcagccggggcacactgctgatgcgtgtcctcggaaacccttagaGACGACGCCACGTCAGCCTTCTGCtccccagcaggggagagtctttgccacgaaccggcaggaggccgagcgagctagtacggtggtgacaggtacgctcccaatcttggggcattatgctttggtactatttgactcggggtcatcgcattcatttatatcctctatttttgtcaagcatgcgggtttagaagtagaaccgttgggtagtgccttgtctgtctctactccttctggagaggtccttttgtctaaggaaaaaataagggCATGTTGGGTAGAAATAGCAAACCATACCTTGAACGTAACTTTACTGGTGCTAGATATGCAAGATTTCGATgtaattttaggcatggattggttgtcaactaaccatgcaaccatagactgttttaataaggaagtagtctttaaccctccttccggggataagtttaagtttagaggagcaggcatggtaggtatacccaaggtcatctcagcaatgaaggcgagtaagctacttagccagggtacttggggtatcttggcGAACGTAGTAGATATGAcagaaccagaagtttccctatcttccgaaccagtagtaagggagtaccctgacgttttccccgacgaactcccaggacttccgcctcccagggaggtagacttcgccattgagttagagcccggcaccgcccctatctctagagctccttacagaatggctccagctgagctaaaggagttgaaggtccagttacaggagttgctggacaaaggcttcatccggcccagtgtatcaccttggggagccccagtgttgttcgtgaagaagaaggatgggtcgatgcgcctttgcattgactaccgagaattgaacaaggtgacagttaagaaccgctaccccttaCCCAGAATCGAGGACCTgttcgaccagttacagggggccaccgtcttttccaagatcgacctgcgatcaggctatcaccagttgaggattagggacggtgatattcccaagacggcctttcgttcgaggtacggacactacgaattcatagtgatgtcctttggtttaactaatgcccctgcagtgttcatggatttgatgaacagggtgtttaaggactttctagaccaattcgtcatagtcttcattgacgatatcttgatctattccaagactgaggccgaacacgaagagcacttgcaccaagtcttggagacccttcgagctcataagctatacgccaagttctccaagtgtgagttctggttaaagaaggtgacatttttagggcacgtggtttccagtaagggagtctcggtggacccagctaaggtcgaagcggtgaccaactggcctcgaccgtctacagtcagtgagattcgcagttttctgggtctggcaggatactacaggaggtttgtagaagacttctcacgcatagccagcccattgacccagttgaccaggaagggaaccccttttgtctggagcccagcatgtgagagtagtttccaagagcttaagcagaagctagtgacggcaccagtcctgacagtgcctgatgggtcgggaagttttgtgatctatagtgatgcctctaagaaaggactgggatgtgtcctgatgcagcaaggtaaggtagttgcgtatgcctcacgccagttgaagaatcatgagcagaactaccctacccacgacttggagttggcagctgtagtctttgcactgaagatatggaggcactatctgtacggtgagaagattcagatttacaccgaccacaagagcctgaagtatttcttcactcagaaggagttgaacatgaggcagaggaggtggctcgagttggtgaaagactacgactgcgagatcctgtaccatccaggtaaagcaaatgtagtggctgacgcgctgagtaggaaggttgcacattcggCAGCGCTAGTCacgaagcagacccccttactcagggatttggagagagccgagattgcagtctcagtaggtgaggttgccgcacagttggctcagttgacagttcagccaaccttgaggcaaaagatcattgctgctcagctgagtgatccttacttggcagagaaacgtcgtatggtagagacggagcaaggtgaagagttctctatatcctctgatgatggccttatgtttgagggacgcctgtgtgtgccggaagacagcgcagttaagacagagcttttgactgaggctcacagttccccgtttaccatgcaccctgggagtacgaagatgtaccaggacttaaggagtgtctattggtggaggggcatgaagagggatgtagcagagttcgtcagtaggtgcttggtgtgccagcaggtgaaggcacctaggcagcatccagcagggttgttgcaacccttgagtgtgccagggtggaagtgggagagtgtgtcgatggactttatcacgggactgcccaagaccttgaagggctacacggtgatctgggttgtggtcgacagactcacgaagacagcccacttcgtgccagggaaatccacgtacactgccagcaagtgggggcagttatacatgacggaaatagtaagactgcacggagtaccagtatccatcgtttcagacagggatgcccgtttcacttcgaaattttggcaagggctccaacttgcattaggtacgaggctggacttcagcacggcattccaccctcagactgatggtcagacagagagactgaaccagattttggaggatatgctgcgggcctgtgtgctagagttttcaggaagttgggactcccacctgcatctaatggagttcgcctataataacagttaccaggctaccattggtatggctccgtttgaggctctgtatggcaagtgctgtagatcccctgtctgctggggcgaggttggagagcagaggatgctaggccccgagttagtgcagactaccaatgcagccatacagaagatccgagctcgtatgctgaccgcacagagcagacagaagagttacgctgatgtacgacgtaaggacctcgagtttgaagtgggagatatggtctttttgaaggtagcaccgatgaagggcgttctgaggttcgagaagaaggggaagttgagtccacgtttcgtggggccatttgagatactggaacggattggccctgtggcttatcgtttggccttgcccccatccctctcagcagtgcatgacgtattccatgtctccatgttgaggaggtatgtcgcagacccgacgcacatcgtggacttcgagcccctacaggtcagtgagaacttgagctacgaggagcagcctgtcgagatcttggcaagagaggtcaagaagcttcgtagtcgagatattccactagtcaaagtcctctggcagaaccatggagttgaagaggccacgtgggagagagaagaggacataaAGGCCCAGTACCCAGAAATGTTCGAGGATTAgagctttcgaggacgaaagctttctaaggggggaagtttgtaacaccccaatgatctcatgttgttcattttttttttttttttaaattcgattatttatttttattttattcatttat
It includes:
- the LOC127149414 gene encoding uncharacterized protein LOC127149414 — its product is MPPRRGARRGGGRGGRGAGRGQPAEQPAAPPVNPDVPVNPNAPVTQADLAAMEQRYQAMLQAALAPFLAAQQNQAAPVQDQPVVPPAPVQDQPVIPPAPVEAQPVPVQLSAEAKHLRDFRKYNPKTFDGSLDNPFRAQLWLTSIETIFRYMKCPEDQKVQCAAFCLEDRGTAWWETAERALGGDASKITWEQFRESFYAKFFSANVKHAKLQEFLNLEQGKLSVEQYDAEFDLLSRFAPDVVRDEAARTERFVNGLRLDLQGFVRALRPTTHADALRIALDLSLHERAGQSKVVGTGSASGQKRKAEAQPDVVPQQTPRSGGVFQRHRRELAAAGRTLRELPTCTTCGKVHGGQCLAGSGVCFRCRQPGHTADACPRKPLETTPRQPSAPQQGRVFATNRQEAERASTVVTGRGRGKGKGKLASDVK